The Salmo salar chromosome ssa06, Ssal_v3.1, whole genome shotgun sequence sequence CACTTTTCCCAGTTAGTGTTGTTGATGAATTCCATTGTGCCACCTCTTAGCGTTCCCATAGATTTGCAATGTGTGCAGTTTTCACATttgaataaaatatttaaaagCACCAGCCCTCTCCTCCCCCGCTTCCCAGCCCCTGCGCCACTCACCCCCTCCATGTTAGATTATCCTCGCTGCTTCTAGGCTTCTGAAGCAATGCACCCTGGGATTGCTGGGGGCATTGTTGACATATGGTTGAATTGGGACACTGTTCAGAAGGGGTGTGTGTGCTAACTGGCATGTCTTATTACAGGAAAGCTTTGTTTTAAAAATAAAAGTTAGTACTGATATTCCATCATTGGTTGAGCCATAGAGTAGTAGAGGCTGTTTCATTGAGTGTTGAGCTGAGTAGATGTGTTTGAAGAATTACTTCTGAGCTTTGGTCTGGACTCTGGACAGTCTCCAACCACGcgctccctctctacccctccaccctctgTATATGTCCTGTACCCGCTGTCCTCCTACCCAGCCTGCTCAATATCACTAACCCTGTTCTCCTATATATCCATCACTCCAACCTCAGCTTAATGTCTCTAACCAACCATGTCCCTAACCaggctctcctcctctacccttagGTCCAAGCGGAAGGTCCTGGGTCGTAAGGAGTCTGAGGAGGACAAGCCGCAGGGCCACTCCCCCTGTCCGTCTCCCCCCGTCACCCCCACGGGCGCCTCCCCCAGCCTAGTATCCTCGCTGTCCGTGGGCAGGCAGACGGGCTCCATTCAGCGCAACCTGCGTAAGTCTGCCACCAGCAGCGACACCTTCAAGGCTCTGCTCCTGAAGAAGGGAAGCCGCTCTGAGACCAGCTTCCGAATGTCGGCCGCCGACATGCTGCGTTGCACAGATCCGCGCTTCCAGAGGACGCGCTCCGAGTCCTCCCTGGACCCGCCCTCCTCACCATCGTCGCCGACAACACCACACAGCCCTTGCGCTTCCCCAGGTCGCAGCAAGAGGGCGCCAGAGGAGTGGGCCCGCAACGAGGGCCTGTCCTACTCCTCCCCATCATCATCACTGAGCGGCATGAAGTACGGGCGATCGCGCACGCCGCCCTCTGCTGCCAGCAGCAAGTACAACGCCCGCAACCGCATTCTGAGCAGCCCTATGACGGTCATCTGCGAGCGTGAGGGAGAGTTAGCTGAGAGCGCAGAGTACGGAGACGTCCCTGACAGCCAGCCCTGCCCCTTGCCCCTGCTCCAGGATTCCAACGTCACTTTAACTGAGGAGAGCAGTAGTTAGATAGAAGGAACCGCCCCCTGGATACAGGGATTTGAACTCACTCATGGTCGccggggaggggggaggagccaATGATGTGCCCTCCAGAGACTCATGTGCCCCCTGAGCCCCACCCCTGGATCCAACCACCCCTGGCTCCAGATCCTGTAGATTTTGGACCTGGTTCTGAGGAAGCGGACCTGACTGGCCCTCAGACCAACCGGACTGTTCTTAGTCTGAAGTGGAGACCGACTCAGCTGTAGCTTTTCAAGATTAATTTTCCTCAATCacatttctgcatttcattttcataACCCATTGTTTGTGTTACAAAAAAAGTAATCATTATCGTTTTTTTCCAAAGACTGATTTTCCCGTTTTGTTTGTTTGCtcgttttaataaaaaaatattcctgTTAGAGCTTCAGAGGTGCTGATTGTATTCAGGGTTGGTTCCTGTAGTTTTTAGGTTTCTCTAAGGTTAAGGGAAAAGCTAAGGTGATATGAAGGTATTGAAAAGTGACAAGTTGTTTTTATTTTGGCTGCAGTGGTGCCATTAGTTAGTCAGGCGGTGGAATGTGGAACTTGAAGGTGTGGTAGGGGCTGGCTTAAATGCAGTGtatttctgctctgcttgctgtTCATCTCCTGTTATCTTGAGTCTTAACATACCATTGCCTGTGAGTATGTATGGTAAAACAATATAGAACATGTGGCTAACAGAACAGTACACCAAATGGTTCCGGGACACAGCTCCAGCTTTGGTTCTTGTCAAGTTTTCTTTCTGCTCTTTGAAGTCTGTGGTTTGCAGGGGCTGGAACTTTCAGTGGTCAAGGGGAAGTGCAGAGGGCTCATGACTGCCCCCTAGGGACAGGCAGGTGAAGAGACGCACATGGACAATGGCTAGGTCTATTCTACACAAGACACACAGCCAATATGATGGATTTAATATGGAGGTTTGGAAAACCTTGGATTTTTTGAATTTTTGTTAATAGATTTGCACTGTCCATATGtgtttcctttttctttgtttgtgTAATTTTAAAACCATGTGTTTAGAATTGTTTTATCATTAAGCCAGTGTTTAGGTATACTCCTTTTCCCTCACATGTTTGGAAATTAAGAattaatctttaaaaaaaatctaatgaaAAAATATTAACTATAAACTGTCATTTTTATTTGTGATCATTTTGGTTACCAAAGAGCTAAACAATTAAATGTAGCCTGCTGTTTATGCTAATATGGACACAATCTGAATCTGTGATTTGCCGTACTGGACCGGACCTATTGACCGAGGTCCAGTATTGTGGAGTTTGGTGAGATGACCTACTAGAACCTTCTAGGGCTTATGATTACGATCACACAGTTTACGTTTCTGCTAGGCTTCTCTCTCTTGCGCAGTTTTATATGGTtctttttgtttaaaaaaagttTAAGGAGTATTACTTATTTTCAAAGACTTTGTAATTTTTTTGAGTCTTTGTTGAAAGTAGTGTTTTCCTTTTGTAGACTATTTATTTTAAAATAGTGAGGTTGTGATGTGGTACTCCAACACCCAGCCAACCAGCAGTCAGGTACTCCAACACCCAGCCAACCAGCAGTCAGTACTCCAGCCCCAGACAACCAGCAGTCAGGTGGAAGTGAGGAAAGGTTTGGGGCGGGGAGGGATCGGGAGGTGAGGAAACGTTTGGGGCGGGATCGGGAGGTGAGGAAACGTTTGGGGCGGGGAGGGATCGGGAGGTGAGGAAACGTTTGGGGCGGGGAGGGATCGGGAGGTGAGGAAACGTTTGGGGCGGGGAGGGATCGGGAGGTGAGGAAACGTTTGGGGCGGGGAGGGATCGGGAGGTGCAGGAATAAGGGGAGAGCCTGGACCACAGTTCACGGGCTAGGTTTACAAAGCTAGAGCAAATATTGTAACATTTATAGTGGTATTAAAAACCTAAAGAGGTACAACAGTGGTTAACAAAAATATTCCACCCTGGTGCAAAAGCTCAGTAAATCTGACCTGATGTGTCATAGAGGAGGTGACAAGCGTGACTCTTCATACCCTCGTAGAGTCTGTAACAGCCCAGGTTTAATCACCTGTGACCAATGGGTCTCGCAGAGTTCAGACCCAGCCGTGATTGAGAGCGCTTCTCAGTCCGGCTCATGATGGGAGTTTATGAAGTCTCAATCTCAGCTCgctgaggaaggaggagagggatgaaataAAGGTGGGAGAGATAGTGGAGGCAGGCAGGCTAACCTcttgtgtatatgtctgtgtaataaaacatgttgatatttagtgtctcgtctctctctctacctctgtgtgATTCACGACCATCTGCCAGCCCGCCGCCCAAATCACCGCCTCATTAGCACCGTTGCCATGGCACCCACTGTCGTCTGTCATCCGGAAAACTTCAGAGGCCATCACTTAGCCCCCACTTCCCTCCTCCAGGTCATCCCTTATGCCTCTCACCTCTGGACGTCCCGTTAGAACTCTGCGTCACCGGGTGTCACATAATATTCCACTGTTGTGCCATCATAACTGTGTGACATATAGTGACACTGCATAAATGTCACCTCTTCTAATATTCCATGAAGACAGAGACCGTGTTGGTTTCTGTAATAGAGACCAAGTTATCTCCATGAAGACAGAGACCGTGTTGGTTTCTGTGATAGAGACCAAGTTATCTCCATGAAGACAGAGACCGTGTTGGTTTCTGTGATAGAGACCAAGTTATCTCCATGAAGACAGAGACCGTGTTGGTTTCTGTGATAGAGACCAAGTTATCTCCATGAAGACAGAGACCGTGTTGGTTTCTGTGATAGAGACCAAGTTATCTCCATGAAGACAGAGACCGTGTTGGTTTCTGTAATAGAGACCAAGTTATCTCCATAGGGACACTGGCTCGGCATATCCACCAATCCACACGCTGCTATATGAAATGGTGCTATATAGAACAATAAAGCAGTTTTAGCAGTGCACCCACTCTGACACATTATTGGGCTGACTGGTAGCCCGTACCACTTGAATATTTAACTGTGTTACTCGATCTCCCCGTTAATATTCCAGACAGCAGTCCCAACATTTCACTGTCACATCAATCAATGCgacgcctctctccctcccatcatcaTTCCAGTGACATGCTGTGTTTTCCCTCTTTCCAATACTCAAGTGTCACTGCCCCATACAGACCCTAGTCAGCCAACCCATCTTCAGATATAAGATCATGGTACTGGGACATTTCCTATTGACTTGGTAATGCTCTTCATTATAAAACCTTGACTCATCTTTACGTAGAAGTCTTCTGTTTTTTCGAATATGCACCATTTATTCAACGGTTCAATAATTCACTGTACATAAGTAATTCAAAACTGGGTGGGAAGCAATTCCTTGTGCAAATAATATACTCAATGTATGGcatcaaatacaatttgattgaaaCCAGTGGAAATATCTGAAGTCTCACAAAGCCACAAGGCATGGGACAGGTTTCTGACTAAGCAGCAGCAGACAATACAGCAGTGACAACAGCAGTGTCCTGCCCTGGTTCTGCTGACCGTCTGAACATGATATTGGGAACAATTCTCCTAAAAATAAAGATGAGTACGCATACACTGACCTGACTGTGAGAGGAGGATAGGAAAGAGAGATCAGGGGAGTGAAAGGTATGCATGAAACAGGATTTCAGCTGGCTGTGAAGGGTCATGACCTTCAGTTTGTAAGACATACAGATTTGTTGTGTACCTAAGGATTTCAACCTCCAAAAGCACTGCTCTCAGGAACTAAAGCCCAAACACACACTACTCCATGAAAGtagacattttaaaatgtattttatcatgTTTTACATACATTGATTGTAAAATAGTACATAAGTTAAAACATACATCCACAATCATGAAATAGTGAAAAGTATTCcttctttaaataattgtataTATCATAGTAAAGAATgtaacacaatatacactgtgtacaaaacataaaCACCATCCTgaaattgagttgcacccccttttgcctcaatttgtcagggcatggactctacaaggtgtcgaaagagttCCGCAgggatgttgactccaatgcttcccacagttgtgtcaatatggctggatgtcctttgggtggtggaccattcttgagacacacgggaaactgttgaaggtgaaaaacctagcagcattgcagttcttgacagaaaccggtgcgcctgacacctactaccataccctgttcaaagacgcttaaatcttttgtctttcccattcaccctcatTGGCACACATACAATccattgtttcaaggcttaaaaatccttctttagcctgtctcctccccttcatctaaactgattgaagtggatttaacaggttacatcaataaggaatcatagctttcaccagaTCAGAGACCGTTTTcaaccgcacagcaagcggtaccggagcgccaaatctaggaCCAAATGGCTCctcaacagtttctacccccaagctataagactgctgaacaattcataaaatcaccaccggacaatttacctCAACCCCTCCCTttagtacactgctgctactagctGTTTatgatctatgcatagtcacttcacccctacctacttgtacaaattacctcaactaacctgtatccccgcacactgactcggtaccggtaccccctgtatatagcctcgttattgttattgtgttactttttattttagtatacttggtaaatattttcttaactcttcttgaactgcactgcatagttaagggcttgtaagtcagcatttcacggtaaggtctacacttgtcgtatttggcgcatgtgacaaataaagtttgatttgatcagtctgtcaaggaaagagcaggtgttcctaatgttttgtacacagtgtataaTCAATCTTTCCATTGATCCGGCTTCTGTCCCTTTCACAACCTAATATCAGTTTACATCATAATATCCCAACAAATGtgtcatttttgggggggggggacaagatGCAGACACACATTACATTTTCACATCATCATTGAGACTTTATCACAGTAATCCATAGTTCAGCAATAGTCCATAAGCATGTGTAGTCATACAACGCAGCCCTCAGAGCTAAGCCACACTGCCAAGTCCTCCGTAAAATGTATAGTTGCCGCCATTAATTAGCAGTTTGAATATGCAAGGCGTCTACAATGAAAAGTACAAAGTAAAAGAGCACAATAAAAGTTGAAAAGCTTAAAACAAAAGTGAGTAAGGAATTCAGTGTCAAAGTTCAAAGGTCTTCCCCGTATATTTCATTTTCTGAAGAAGTGCTAATGTTAGCTTATATGAGTGCTTGTCATGCCAGCATCTAACGGAATTGAGGTCAATTATTTTTTGAAGTCCCTTGTAGTATACAATGTAGTAGAAAGGAATGTCTCAAATAGCAGCTACAGTATATCATCAGTCCTTCAGTGACCTGAATATTAACAGCATCTAAAAAGCTCCTTGACATCTCTGTCTAAGTTTCTTTAAGTATCAATGGAAAGCTTATTACTGTACTATCATTATTACAAAAGGTCACAGACATTGCTTAGGCACTTGTGATTATTCTCCAAAAAGCTGCATATCTTTCTCTAATCATAGTGGGAATGGGTGCTATGCTGTTCAGTTCCTTACCTTCCTCCCCAATGTGTGCACCTGTTGACTCCCCCTCACAGATTGAAAATTAATAGACTGTTAAGATagctacactacattaccaaaagtatgtggacacctgcttgtcgatcatctcattccaaaatcatggacattaatagaGTTGCTCCCGCCTTGCTGCtgtatcagcctccactcttctgggaaggatttccactagatgttggaacattgctgcggcgacttccattcaaccacaagagcattcgtgaggtcgggcactgatgttgggagattaggcctcACAGTGGGTattccagttcatcccaaaggtgttcgatggggttgaggtcagggctttgtgcaggccagtcaagttcttccacaccgatctcaacaaaccatctgtatggacctcattttgttgctgaaacaggaatgggccttcccaaaactgttgccacaaagttggaagcacagaattgtctagaatgtcattgctgtagtgttaagatttcccttcaatggaactaaggggtttagcccaaaccatgaaaaacagccccagaccattattcccctccaccaaactttacagttagcactatgcattcaggcaggtagcgttctcctggcatccgccaaacccagattattcCGTTggaccagatggtgaagcatgattcattactccagagaacacgtttccactgctccagtccaatggcggtgagctttacaccactccaaccgacgcttgccattgcgcatggtgatcttaggcttgtgtgcggctgctcggccacggaaacccatttcatgaagctcccgacaaacagttcttgtgctgacgttacttccagaggtagtttgtaAGTGAgtcttgcaaccgaggacagatgatttttacgcgctacgtgcttcagcactcgggggtcccgttctgtgagcttgtgttgcccaccacttcgcagctgagccatgttgctcctagacgtttccacttcacaataacagcacttacagttgactggggcagctctagcagggaagacatttgactaactgacttggaaaggtggcatcctatgacggtgtcatgtagaaagtcactgagctcttcagtaaggccattctactgccaatgtttgtctatgtagattgcatggctgtgtgctcgattttatacacctgtcagcaacgggtgtagctgaaatagccgaatccactaatttgaaggggtgtccacatacttttgtatatatagcacAGGAGGTtgctggcaccttaattggggaggatgggctcgtggtaatggctggagcggaatcggtGGAATAGTTGCAAATACGTCAAACAcatcatggtttccatgtgtttgatgccattccagttGCTCTGTTCaacccattattatgagccatcctcctctcagcagcctccactgatataaaGTGTATCTGGTCGGAACTCCCTCTATACTAGTCCATGCCTACACCAATCCAATACTTCTAAATAAATGTGTGTTCAAGTGCATACTTCGGGAGAAAGGCAGGGACCCCTTTGAACCGTTACGATGGCTCTGTCTTCTGGAGGATCCAGACTTCATTTCTGCGGTTGACTAGTTTGAAGGGGCTGTCATAGCCACAGACGTAGTAGGGCATGTCCTTGTAGCGGGCCCCGTCCCTCTGGAGGCTCTCTAGCAGATTCAGAAGCTCCTCACGACTCTTCTGCATGTTGGTGAAACCCCCATACGTCCTGCATGGAAAGACAGGGAGCATGACGAAGGATATATTTTATGAGGGAAGGAAAGAAAGGATACTGGTGCCGTGGTCTATGGTCTACTACTCACAGATGTGTTCATGAACACTAACTGCTGGCCCTGTACTGCCTCACATTTCAAACGTCAGCAGGTACTATTGTGAGTGAAACCTGTATTGGTCCATTACCTGACAAACACAGTGAACTCCTTTCTGTTCTCCAGGAAGACTTCTGGGTCGCTGGGCAGGGGCGGGTCAGCCTGGTGCTCCTCTGGGATGTAGAAGGACACTGTGAAGGTGGTCTCGCAGGCCGGGCCAGCCCCAGGgtccaccagacatgtcactggAGCTGTCATCTCCACTTTCTcctctgagagacacacacacaagccaattATAGATGGCCAGATACTCAACACATAACCAGGACCAGGCACAGGCAGTTAGACTGCGGgtatgacagacacacacacacagtgactccCTAAGTTTAATACTGGCCATGTGTCCCTGACATACAGACATTATTAGATGGTAAGGATATCACATTTTCTAAACAGACACTAAAGCCACGACAGCCCACACAACACACCTGCCCTATGTACTTACTGCCCATATGTCACATGCTCTAAACATGATGCACAACACTCGTAAAAAATATATGTGCACCTGCTGTCACTTGACACACTTTGCCCTCTTTCGTTTGGCACTAGTTCCTACTTCACTGTAGGGTtgttttaatattgtttttgtttttttaaatgcctaCGTGATCTGTAAATACAGTACTTAAGCTCAGAGAGCTGCGGGTCacatacattgagtgtacaaaacattaggaacacctgctctttccatgattgactgactaggtgaaagctatgatctcttattgatccacttcaatcagtgtcgatgaaggggaggagacaggttaaagaattatTTAAGCCTTGAACGGAGTatggtttggacacacctactcattaaagggttttttaTTTTCACtagtttctacattgtggaacataagtgaagacatcaaaactataaaataacaagaatcatgtggtaaccaaaaaaagtgttaaaatcaaaatatattttaaaatgagagattcttcaaagtagccaccctttgccttgatgacagctttgcacattcttggcattctctcaaccatcttcatgaggtagtcacctggaatgcatttcaagtaacaggtgtgccttattaaaagtttatttgtggaatttctttccatcttaatgggtttgagccaatcaattgtgttgtgacaaagtaggagTGGTATAGAGAAGATAAGGCAATTTGGTCaaataagtccatattatggcaagaacagctcaaataagcaaagggaaacgacagtccatcattactttaagacatgaaggtcattcaatccgaaaaatgtcaagaattttgaaagtttcttcaagtgcagtcgcaaaaaccatcaagggctatgatgaaactggctctcatgaggaccaccacaggaatggaagacccagagttacctctgctgcagaggataagttcattagagttgccagcccaaataaatgcttcagagttcaagtaacagacatctcaacatcaactgttcggaggagactgcgtgaatcaggccttcatggtcaaattgctgcaaagaaaccactactaaaaaggACACTATTAAGGAAAAAaaagacacttgcttgggccaagaaacatgagcaatggacattggaccggtggaaatctgtccaaatgtgagat is a genomic window containing:
- the hebp2 gene encoding heme-binding protein 2; the protein is MLKTIGQALFSTNLQNPKFTPNEENKAPDYEVRTYQTTNWVSTTLTGMEQQAAISTGFQRLFNYIQGNNHNKEKVEMTAPVTCLVDPGAGPACETTFTVSFYIPEEHQADPPLPSDPEVFLENRKEFTVFVRTYGGFTNMQKSREELLNLLESLQRDGARYKDMPYYVCGYDSPFKLVNRRNEVWILQKTEPS